TTCGCAAGCCCGCCTCGGGTTCGCAGAGCCTGGGGTCGCCTTGGGTGAGAAGCCCCCGGCAGGCCAGGGGGCGCCAGGGATAGACGCCGCAGAGGCCCTCTTCCAGAAGAGGGCAGGGGGTGCGGCTTAGGAAAAAGCGGCTTGGGAAACGGGGGTCGTCCTTGCCCTCCCTGAGAAGGGCAAGCCGCCTGGGGCCTTCCCCTAGGAGCCGGGACCTCTGGGGCCCGGTGAGATGGGGAAGGAGGGCTTCGCCCTCCAATCGGGAAAGGGTTACCAGGCCAAAGCAACAGGCAGCACACCCCGCCCGGCAGGAGGGCCGAACCCCCTTTTGGGCCAAGTAGTCGGCCAGATCAGCCTCGAGGGCCAGCCAATGGGCTTCCGCCGGATTCATGGCCGTTTTCGGTAGAGGCCTCGCCGGGGGTCAAAGGGGCAGGCCCTCACCGCCACCTGGGGGCAGTGGCGCCGGAGCGGGGCCACCGGGAGCAAAGCGAGGAGAAGGCCCAAGCCGTCCACAGGGGTTATACTATACCCATGCCGGATCCCGCACCTTTCCTGGAAGCCTTGGAGCCTGGTGTTTCCCCGGGGGTTTCCGCCTGGATCAAGGGGCTTAAGGAGGTAGAGGCTCACCTCCATCGCTGGGCTTTCGACCTTTCCGAGGAGGGCTTTTGGTGGCGGCCCAAGGAGGGGCTGAACCCCATCGGGGGGCTGGTGCGCCACATCACGGGAAGCTCCTTGCGGCTCCTTTCCTACGCCTTCCCCCAGGAGCTTCCCCACTGGGCCAAAAGGGGGCGGGAGTGGGAGCTTCAGGGGGAGCCCGAGGCCAAGGAAGCGGTGCAGGCCCGGTTCCAGGAGGCTTGGGCGCGGCTTTTGTCCGCTTTCCGCGGTTTGCGGGAGGAGGACCTTGCCCAGGAGGTTCCCGTGGGAACCCAGGGCTTGCGGGCCCCTAGGGCGCACATCCTCCACCACCTGGTGGAGCACGCCCAGCACCACGCGGGGCAGATCATCTACGCCCGCAAGCTCCTGGGCTGAGGACTCCTGTCCCTGGGGGATGGCCGTAAGATGTTTCCATGGAACGCGTTGGCCTGCGCGCCTCTCCTAGGCTTACCCTCGAGGCCCTCAAGGAAGCCCTCAAGGGCGTGCGCTTCCCCGAGGCTAAGGTCTACCTCATCACCGACTGGCAGGACCGCCGGCGCCTGGCCCGGTACGCCCTTTTGATCCACGGGGGCAAGAAGGACCTCCTCACCCCCGATGCCTTCGGCCCCGCCTTTCCGGGAGGGGAGGAGGCCCTTTCGGAGCTGGTGGGCCTTTTGCTGGAGCTTGGGGCCAGGAAGTTCTACGAGGCGGTGGTCTCCCCGGGGGAGCTTTCGGGCCTTTTGCACCTGGTACCTGAGGAGCTCCTAAGGCGGATCAACGCCATCGCCAACCCCACCGACCCCGGGATTTACCTGAAAAGGGCGGCTTAGCCGTAGAGGAGCTTAAGCCGGGCAGCCTCCCCTGCAAGGTCGGGGAGGGCCTTTAGGTCTACCCCCGTGGTGTAGCCTCTCTCCTCCAGGTAGGGAAGCACCCTTTCCGTGGGTAGGTTGCCCACCAGCTCATCCCCGGCAAAGGGGCAGCCCCCCACCCCGGCCAAGGCGCCTTCCAACCAGAGGATGCCGGATGCAAGCACCGCTTCCACCTTGGCCAAAACCCCTTCCGGGCGGGCGTGGAGATGGGCGCCCAGGCCCTCGGGGCCGAAGCGGGCCACAGCCTCCCTCAGCACCTCCTGGATGCGGCCTGCCTCCGCCACCCCGTAGGTGTCCGCCAGGGCGATCTCCTTGACCCCAAGGTCCCGTAGCCGGGCGATATCCTCCAAAACCCCCTCCACGCTCCAGGGGTCCCCGTAGGGATTGCCGAAGGCCATGGAGAGGTAGACCACCAGGCCAAGCCTTCCCTTCGTGGCCTCCACCATGGCCTCCACCAGGGGCCAGGATTCCTCCCGGGAGCGGTTGGTGTTTTTTCTCTGGAAAGTCTCCGATAGGGAAAAAGGGTAGCCGATGGCCGTGAGGTTCGGGGCCCTAAGGGCCCTTTCCAGGCCCTTTTCGTTGGCCACGATGGCCAGATAGGTGCGGCCTTGGGGTGGAGGCAAAGCGGCCAAAACCTCCTCGGCATCCGCCATCTGGGGCACCCACTTGGGGGAGACAAAGCTGGTGAGGTCCAGGTGGCGGAAGCCAGCTTCCAGGAGCCGGTTTAAAAAAGCCGCCTTTTCCTGGGTGGGGATGAAGCGGCGGAAGCCCTGCCAGGCATCCCGGGGGCATTCCACGTAGCGGACGGGGAGCTTGGCCATGGCGCTACACCTGGAAGACCCCGGTGCGGAAGGGCTCCCGCTCGGGGTTGAGGGCGCAGGCCTCGAGGGCCCGGATAAGCCACTTCCGGGTCTCGTGGGGGAGGAGGATCCCGTCCACCCAAAGCCGGGCGGCGGCGTACCGTGGGTCTAGGGTTTCCTCGTAGCGGCCCTTGATGCGCTCGTAAAGCTCTTTTAGTTCCTCATCGGAGGGTTCTTTGCCCGCCCGCCTGAGCTTCTCCACCTCCAGCTCCAACAGGGTCTTGGCCGCTTGGGCTCCGCCCATCACCGCGTACTTGGCGCTGGGCCAGGCAAAGATGAACCTGGGGGCATAGGCCTTGCCCGCCAAGGCGTAGTTTCCCGCCCCGAAGGAGCCTCCTAGGATCACGGTGATCTTGGGCACCACGGAGTTGCTCACGGCGTTGACCAGCTTGGCCCCCCGGCGGATGATCCCCGCCTGCTCCGACTCCTTCCCCACCATGAAGCCCGTCACGTCCTGGAGGAAAAGGAGGGGGATGTTCATCTGGTTGACCTCGAGGATAAACCGGGCGGCCTTGTCCGCGGCCTCCGCGTAGATCACCCCGCCCACCTCAATCCGCCCCTTTTTCTTCAGGATGAGGCGCTGGTTGCCCACGATGCCCACGGGGAAGCCCCCAATGCGGGCAAACCCCGTCACCAGGGTTTCCCCATACCCCCCCTTGTACTCCAAAAACTCCGAGCCATCCACCAGGCGGGCGATCACCTCCCGGAGGTCATAGGGGCGGCTGCCGTCGGGGGCGATGAGGCCGTAGAGGTCCTCGGCGGGGTAGAGGGGTTCTTTAGGCTCCTTGCGCCCTTCGGCCCAGGGGGCGAGCCTGGGGGGCGGGTAGAGGGCGATGAGCTGGCGGATCCTTTCGATGGCGGCCTCGTCGTTGGGTTCGTAGAAGTCCACGGTGCCCGAGACCTCAAAGTGCATCCGGGCCCCGCCCAGCTCCTCGCTGGAAACCTCCTGGCCTATGGCCGCCTTCACCAGGGCTGGGCCTGCCAGGTAGAGCCCGCTCCCCTCGGTCATGATGAGGACGTCGGTCATCACGGGAAGATAGGCTCCCCCGGCCACGCAGTTGCCCATGATGGCGGAGATCTGGGGGATGCCCAGGGCGGACATGCGGGCGTTGAGGTAAAAGATGCGGCCAAAGTCATCCTGGTCTGGGAAGACCTCGTCCTGTAGGGGCAGGAAGACCCCAGCGGAGTCCACCAGGTACAGGGTGGGGATGCGGTTTTCCAGGGCGATGGTCTGGGCCCGGATCACCTTCTTGGCGGTGATGGGGAAGAAGGCCCCCGCCTTCACCGTGGCGTCATTGGCGAGGATCATCCAGGTCTGGCCCTGGATCTGCCCGAGGCCGGCGATGACCCCTCCCGCCGGGGCCCCGCCCCACTCCTCGTACATCCCCCAGCCGGCGAAGGCCATGAGCTCGTAGAACTCCGTGCCCGGGTCCAAAAGCCTGGCGATGCGCTCCCGGGCTGTGAGGCGCCCCTTTTTGTGCTGGCGCTCCACCGCCTTGGCCCCGCCCCCTTGGCGCACCCTCTCCAGGCTTTCCCTGAAGTCCCGCACCAGGGCCACCCAGGCGTCCTTGTTGGCCTTGTAAAGGGGGCCTTCCCGTTCCTCCGGACGGAGCTTGCTCTCGAGGCGGCTCGTGGGCTGGCCTAGCATGGCTTTAGTATAACGTTTTTCTGCTTAGCGGGGAAAAAGCGTAGCTTCCTCGGGGGGGCAGGGGGTTTGGGACAGGGCCTTTTGCCGCAAGGCCTGCCTTCTGGCTTCCCCGTCCACCCGTTCGTTTTCCGGGTGGCCGTTATGCCCCCGCACCCAGTGGGGCACCACCCGGTGCCGCTTGAGCTCCACCCTGATGGCCTCCCAGAGGTCCCGGTTCTCCACGGGCTTGCCGTCTGCCTTCCGCATCCCCCTCCTTTCCCAGGCGGGAAGCCACTCCTTTAGGGCCTTTACCAGGTATTGGCTGTCGGAGAAGAGATGCACCTCACAGGGCTCCTTGAGGGCCCTCAGGCCCTGGAGGAGGGCGGTGAGCTCCATGCGGTTGTTGGTGGTGCAGGCATCACCCCCGGAAAGCATCCTTTCGCTCCCCCCATGGCGCAGGAGGGCCGCCCACCCGCCGGGTCCCGGGTTTCCCAGGCAGGCCCCGTCGGTGAAAAGCTCCACCCGCTTCACGACCAGGGAATGGTTTGGTCAGGGAAGACCAGTTCCCGCAGGCGGTAGCCGTCCCCTTGGGGGTGGCGGTAGACCTCGGTCACGGGGGAAGCCCGTACCTCGAGGAGATTCTCCTCTTCCTCGGCCAATAGAGCCTGAAGCCTATTGTCCAGCTGGGTTCCGGTAAAAACGTGCCTGGGTCCAATCGGGCTCGTCTCGCAAACCTCTCCCTCGAGGAGTTCCAGGTGCTTTACCCCCTGGAGGAGGCGTTTAAACCCCTCTACCCCAAAGCGGTGGCGGGTGGCCATGCCCTTATTCTAGGCCCCAGATGGCAGCGGGGGCCAGCTCCACCAGATTCCCCGCCGGGTCACGGGTATAGAGGCTTTTCCCCCGGGGCCAGTCCGCCCACCATACGGGAAACCCTGCCTCCGCCAGCCTCTTAGCCCAAGAGGGAAGCTCCTCCTCCGCCACCTTGAAGGCCACGTGGACGCTACCTTTGGCTCCGTGGGGGGGTAGCTTCTCCTCCTTTTCTGTCTGGTAGGGGTTGAAGACCAGGAAGACCCCCCTCCCCGCCCGGAAGAAGGCGTGGCGCGGGGGTTGGAACTGGAAGCAGGGAAGGCCCAGGACCCCCTCGTAAAAGGCCCGGGCCTTCTCCAGATCCTCAGCGTAGACGGCGGTTTCCAGAACCTCCACTACTTGAGCTTGGCGATGAGGTCGGCCACGGGGATGGCCTCGAGGGTGGTGGTCTTCACGCTTCCCCTGGCCGAGAGGTGGAGCATGGCCCGGGCCACCGCCAAGGCATCCTCCGCCTCCACGATGTTCACGAAGTCATAGGGCCCAAGGACGGCATACTGGGCCACCACCTTGACCCCGAAGTCCCTTTCCAGCTCCTGGTTCACCTGCTTGATGCGCTCGGGGTTTTTCACCAGGGTCTCGGCGCCGTCATCGGTGAGGGTGCTGAGCACTATAAAGGTGGGCATTTTGGCCTCCTTTCCCCCTCAGGATAGCCCCAGGGTTTCTATAGGGCAACCCCGCCTGGGTTTGGACAAAGAGGGGTGGCATCAGGGGGCTTCCAGGTCCACCCCAGCGTAGGCTTCTGCTAGCGGGAGGTTCCCCTCGAGGCAGGGCAGGGGTAGCTCCCCCTCCGTGGTGGCCTGGTAAAGGATCTGTTCCCCCTCGCGCCGGTAGAGTTCAACCCGCCTTTCTTGGGTGTGGACCAGGATATACCCCTGTAAGGAGGGTAGGGAAAGGTAGCGCCAAAGCTTTTCCCGACGGTCAATAGCCTCCGTGGTGGGCGAGAGGACCTCCACCACCAAACAAGGCTCCTCCTCGTAGTAGGGGTTTGCGGGGGGAGGAGCACAGACCACCATCAGGTCCGGATAGTACACGGTCCTCTCGCCCACCTTGAGTTTCATGTCCGCCACAAAGAGCCGGCAACCCCGCCGGCGAGCCAGGGGGCCTAGGACCAGGGCCAGGTTGGTGACCAAAAGGGCATGATCACGGCTGGCCCCGGCCATGGCGTGGAGAAAGCCCTCCACCAACTCGTGCTTGGTTTGGGCCTGGGCCTCCCTATCCAGATATTCTTCCAGGGAAATCGGCCTGAGGGCCTTGGCGGCTTCCCCCATCACTCCCATTCTATGGTGGCTGGGGGTTTGCTGGTGAGGTCGTAGACCACCCGGCCGATCTCCGGCACCCTGCGGGTGATCCGCCGGGCTACCTCGTCCAGGAAGTCCAGGGGCAGCCTGGCCCAGTCGGCGGTCATGAAGTCCTCGGTGGTCACGGCCCGTAGGGCCAGAACGTAGCCGTATTTCCGCTCGTCCCCCGCCACCCCCACGCTCCGCACGGGGGTGAGGACGGCCAGGGCCTGGGCCACCTGGGGATAAAGCCCCCATTCCCGTAGAAGGCTTATGAAAATGTCGTCAGCCCGCCGGAGGATGTCCAGTTTTTCCCCCGTGACTTCGCCTAGGATGCGCACCGCCAGGCCCGGCCCCGGGAAGGGGTGGCGCAGGCGGATGGGGTCGGGAAGGCCGAGGAGCAGGGCCAGTTCCCGCACCTCGTCCTTGAAGAGGAGGCGGAAGGGTTCCAAGAGCTCAAACTTCAAGTCTTCGGGAAGACCCCCCACGTTGTGGTGGCTTTTGATCTTGGCGGCGCCTGGCTCGCCTGCGGACTCGATGACGTCGGGGTAAAGGGTCCCCTGGGCCAGGAAGCGGAAAGGGCCTGCTTCCCGGGCCACCTGGGCGAAGACCTCCACGAACTCCCGGCCGATGATCCTGCGCTTTTCCTCAGGATCTTCTACCCCTTTTAGGGCCTTCAGGAAGCGCTCCCTGGCGTCCACCACCCGGAGGTTTACCCCAAGGGCCCTAAGGGCCCCTTCCACCTCCTCCCGTTCCCCCAGGCGCAGGAGGCCGTGGTCCACGAAGACCGCCAGGTGGTCCACCCCGGCCTTGGCCAGGAGGAGGGCCAGGGTGCTGGAGTCCACCCCCCCGGAGACCGCCAGGAGCACCCGGTCCTTTCCCACCCTTTCCCGGACCTCCTGGACCAGGCTTTCCAGGACCTGCTCCGGGGTCCAGTCCCGATTTACCCCGGCGATTTCCAGGAAGTTTTCCAGGATCTGCATCCCCTTGGGAGTGTGGGCCACCTCGGGATGGAACTGGACGGCAAAGGTCCTGCCGCCTGGGGCCTCCATGGCCGCCACGGGGTTTTCCTCGGTCTCCGCCACCACCCGCCACCCAGGGGGAAGCTCGGTCACGGCGTCTTGGTGGCTCATCCAGACCTGGACCTCGCCCTCCAGGCCCTTAAAGAGGGGGCCCTGGTAGCGGGTGAGGAGGGCCTTGCCGTACTCTGCCCGTCCCGCGCGCTCCACCTTTCCCCCGCGCTCCTGGGCAAGAAGTTGCATCCCGTAGCAGATGCCGAGGGTGGGAAGGCCTAGGGTAAGCACCCGGGGGTCGGGGCGGGGGGCGTTGGGGTCAAAGACGCTTTTAGGTCCCCCGGAGAGGATGAGGGCCTGGGGCTTGTGCTTAAGGATTTCCTCCAGGCTTGCCGTTCCCGGCAGGATCAAGGAGAAGGCCCTTAGCTCGCGAAGCCTTCTGGCGATGAGGCGGGTGTACTGGGAGCCGAAGTCCAGGACCAGGACCATGGAAGCCAGTCTAGCAGGGTAGGATAGACCCATGGCCGAGGTGGAAAGCTTTGCCCTGGACCACACCAAGGTGAAGGCTCCCTATGTCCGCTTGGCGGGGAGGAAAACGGTG
This region of Thermus neutrinimicus genomic DNA includes:
- a CDS encoding YkgJ family cysteine cluster protein, whose amino-acid sequence is MNPAEAHWLALEADLADYLAQKGVRPSCRAGCAACCFGLVTLSRLEGEALLPHLTGPQRSRLLGEGPRRLALLREGKDDPRFPSRFFLSRTPCPLLEEGLCGVYPWRPLACRGLLTQGDPRLCEPEAGLRKGHFLSAPWRMARLRMERVWEEEKRRYGFLVLGELASLLYLLLSGFPREKEEAEALLQELGILGGRWGFQVA
- a CDS encoding DinB family protein — encoded protein: MPDPAPFLEALEPGVSPGVSAWIKGLKEVEAHLHRWAFDLSEEGFWWRPKEGLNPIGGLVRHITGSSLRLLSYAFPQELPHWAKRGREWELQGEPEAKEAVQARFQEAWARLLSAFRGLREEDLAQEVPVGTQGLRAPRAHILHHLVEHAQHHAGQIIYARKLLG
- a CDS encoding DUF3197 domain-containing protein, whose amino-acid sequence is MERVGLRASPRLTLEALKEALKGVRFPEAKVYLITDWQDRRRLARYALLIHGGKKDLLTPDAFGPAFPGGEEALSELVGLLLELGARKFYEAVVSPGELSGLLHLVPEELLRRINAIANPTDPGIYLKRAA
- a CDS encoding hydroxymethylglutaryl-CoA lyase — encoded protein: MAKLPVRYVECPRDAWQGFRRFIPTQEKAAFLNRLLEAGFRHLDLTSFVSPKWVPQMADAEEVLAALPPPQGRTYLAIVANEKGLERALRAPNLTAIGYPFSLSETFQRKNTNRSREESWPLVEAMVEATKGRLGLVVYLSMAFGNPYGDPWSVEGVLEDIARLRDLGVKEIALADTYGVAEAGRIQEVLREAVARFGPEGLGAHLHARPEGVLAKVEAVLASGILWLEGALAGVGGCPFAGDELVGNLPTERVLPYLEERGYTTGVDLKALPDLAGEAARLKLLYG
- a CDS encoding acyl-CoA carboxylase subunit beta, with amino-acid sequence MLGQPTSRLESKLRPEEREGPLYKANKDAWVALVRDFRESLERVRQGGGAKAVERQHKKGRLTARERIARLLDPGTEFYELMAFAGWGMYEEWGGAPAGGVIAGLGQIQGQTWMILANDATVKAGAFFPITAKKVIRAQTIALENRIPTLYLVDSAGVFLPLQDEVFPDQDDFGRIFYLNARMSALGIPQISAIMGNCVAGGAYLPVMTDVLIMTEGSGLYLAGPALVKAAIGQEVSSEELGGARMHFEVSGTVDFYEPNDEAAIERIRQLIALYPPPRLAPWAEGRKEPKEPLYPAEDLYGLIAPDGSRPYDLREVIARLVDGSEFLEYKGGYGETLVTGFARIGGFPVGIVGNQRLILKKKGRIEVGGVIYAEAADKAARFILEVNQMNIPLLFLQDVTGFMVGKESEQAGIIRRGAKLVNAVSNSVVPKITVILGGSFGAGNYALAGKAYAPRFIFAWPSAKYAVMGGAQAAKTLLELEVEKLRRAGKEPSDEELKELYERIKGRYEETLDPRYAAARLWVDGILLPHETRKWLIRALEACALNPEREPFRTGVFQV
- the rnhA gene encoding ribonuclease HI, which produces MKRVELFTDGACLGNPGPGGWAALLRHGGSERMLSGGDACTTNNRMELTALLQGLRALKEPCEVHLFSDSQYLVKALKEWLPAWERRGMRKADGKPVENRDLWEAIRVELKRHRVVPHWVRGHNGHPENERVDGEARRQALRQKALSQTPCPPEEATLFPR
- a CDS encoding VOC family protein, which translates into the protein MEVLETAVYAEDLEKARAFYEGVLGLPCFQFQPPRHAFFRAGRGVFLVFNPYQTEKEEKLPPHGAKGSVHVAFKVAEEELPSWAKRLAEAGFPVWWADWPRGKSLYTRDPAGNLVELAPAAIWGLE
- a CDS encoding glutamine synthetase/cystathionine beta-lyase binding protein; amino-acid sequence: MPTFIVLSTLTDDGAETLVKNPERIKQVNQELERDFGVKVVAQYAVLGPYDFVNIVEAEDALAVARAMLHLSARGSVKTTTLEAIPVADLIAKLK
- a CDS encoding Uma2 family endonuclease — its product is MGEAAKALRPISLEEYLDREAQAQTKHELVEGFLHAMAGASRDHALLVTNLALVLGPLARRRGCRLFVADMKLKVGERTVYYPDLMVVCAPPPANPYYEEEPCLVVEVLSPTTEAIDRREKLWRYLSLPSLQGYILVHTQERRVELYRREGEQILYQATTEGELPLPCLEGNLPLAEAYAGVDLEAP
- the guaA gene encoding glutamine-hydrolyzing GMP synthase, translating into MVLVLDFGSQYTRLIARRLRELRAFSLILPGTASLEEILKHKPQALILSGGPKSVFDPNAPRPDPRVLTLGLPTLGICYGMQLLAQERGGKVERAGRAEYGKALLTRYQGPLFKGLEGEVQVWMSHQDAVTELPPGWRVVAETEENPVAAMEAPGGRTFAVQFHPEVAHTPKGMQILENFLEIAGVNRDWTPEQVLESLVQEVRERVGKDRVLLAVSGGVDSSTLALLLAKAGVDHLAVFVDHGLLRLGEREEVEGALRALGVNLRVVDARERFLKALKGVEDPEEKRRIIGREFVEVFAQVAREAGPFRFLAQGTLYPDVIESAGEPGAAKIKSHHNVGGLPEDLKFELLEPFRLLFKDEVRELALLLGLPDPIRLRHPFPGPGLAVRILGEVTGEKLDILRRADDIFISLLREWGLYPQVAQALAVLTPVRSVGVAGDERKYGYVLALRAVTTEDFMTADWARLPLDFLDEVARRITRRVPEIGRVVYDLTSKPPATIEWE